One stretch of Acanthochromis polyacanthus isolate Apoly-LR-REF ecotype Palm Island chromosome 16, KAUST_Apoly_ChrSc, whole genome shotgun sequence DNA includes these proteins:
- the naa20 gene encoding N-alpha-acetyltransferase 20: protein MTTLRPFTCDDLFKFNNINLDPLTETYGIPFYLQYLAHWPEYFIVAEAPGGELMGYIMGKAEGSVAREEWHGHVTALSVAPEFRRLGLAAKLMEMLEEISERKGGFFVDLFVRVSNQVAVNMYKRLGYSVYRTVIEYYSASNGEPDEDAYDMRKALSRDTEKKSIIPLPHPVRPEDIE, encoded by the exons ATGACAACACTACGACCGTTCACCTGCGATGATTTGTTTAAATTCAACAATAT AAACTTGGATCCTCTGACAGAAACT TATGGGATCCCATTTTACCTTCAGTACCTTGCTCACTGGCCGGAGTACTTCATTGTTGCCGAGGCTCCTGGTGGTGAACTGATGGGCTACA TAATGGGGAAGGCGGAAGGATCTGTGGCTCGTGAGGAGTGGCACGGTCACGTCACCGCTCTGTCGGTCGCTCCAGAGTTCAGAAGGCTCGGCCTGGCTGCCAAACTCATGGAGATGCTGGAGGAAATCTCAGAGAG GAAGGGGGGATTCTTTGTGGATCTGTTTGTACGAGTATCCAACCAAGTGGCGGTGAACATGTACAAACGTCTGGGCTACAGCGTCTACAGGACGGTGATAGAGTATTACTCAGCTAGCAATGGAGAACCTGATGAAGACGCTTACG ATATGAGGAAAGCTCTGTCCAGAGACACGGAAAAGAAGTCGATCATCCCACTGCCACATCCCGTCAGACCAGAAGACATCGAATAA
- the crnkl1 gene encoding crooked neck-like protein 1, producing MASTAAGKQRIPKVAKVKNKAPAEVQITAEQLLREAKERELELLPPPPKQKITDEEELNDYKLKKRKGFEDNIRKNRTVISNWIKYAQWEESLKEIQRARSIYERALDVDHRNITLWLKYAEMEMKSRQVNHARNIWDRAITILPRVNQFWYKYTYMEEMLGNVAGCRQAFERWMEWEPEEQAWHSYINFELRYKEVDKARTIYERFVIVHPEVKNWIKYARFEEKHGYIAHSRKVYERSVEFFGEEHVDENLFVAFARFEETQKEFERVRVIYKYALDRIPKHQAQELFKNYTMFEKKFGDRRGIEDVIVSKRRFQYEEEVKANPHNYDAWFDYLRLVESDADPDTVREVYERAIANIPPIQEKRHWRRYIYLWINYALYEELEVKDPERTRQVYQACLDLTPHKKFTFAKIWLLYAQFEIRQKNLQGARKVMGTAIGKCPKNKLLKGYIELELQLREFDRCRKLYEKYLEFSPENCTTWIKFAELETILGDVDRARAIFELAIGQPRLDMPEVLWKSYIDFEIEQEEFGNTRNLYKRLLQRTQHVKVWISYAKFELSIDGPDRLQKCRQIYEEANKSMRNCEEKEERLMLLESWRDFEKEFGSDSTRERVRKLLPEKVKKRRKLTAEDGSDAGWEEYYDYIFPEDAANQPNLKLLAMAKMWKRQQMTEESETLPEKDATAEETSPSSEEPAAAPESQPENESSRNTVTETEQEGTYDDRDDDGSSSSSSSSSSSESDDDDDDDGEKKKESRSSEEDKD from the exons GTGAAGAATAAAGCTCCCGCAGAGGTTCAGATCACTGCTGAGCAGCTGCTGAGAGAAGCCAAAGAGAGGGAGCTCGAACTTCTGCCACCACCACCTAAACAGAAGATCACCGATGAAGAAGAGCTGAACGATTACAAACTGAAGAAGAGGAAG GGCTTTGAGGACAACATCAGGAAGAATCGCACTGTCATCAGTAACTGGATTAAATACGCACAATGGGAGGAAAGCCTAAAGGAGATCCAGAG GGCTCGTTCCATTTACGAGCGAGCACTGGACGTCGATCACCGCAACATCACTCTGTGGCTGAAGTATGCCGAGATGGAGATGAAGAGCCGCCAGGTGAACCACGCCCGCAACATCTGGGACAGAGCCATCACCATCCTCCCACGAGTCAATCAGTTCTG GTACAAGTACACATACATGGAGGAGATGCTGGGGAATGTTGCCGGCTGCAGGCAGGCGTTTGAGCGTTGGATGGAGTGGGAGCCCGAAGAACAGGCCTGGCATTCCTACATCAACTTTGAGCTGCGCTACAAGGAAGTGGACAAAGCCCGCACTATTTATGAGCGAT TTGTCATCGTCCACCCTGAAGTGAAGAACTGGATTAAATATGCTCGCTTTGAAGAGAAGCACGGTTACATCGCTCACAGCAGGAAGGTGTATGAGAGGTCAGTGGAGTTCTTCGGAGAGGAACATGTGGACGAAAATCTCTTTGTGGCCTTTGCCAGGTTTGAGGAGACACAGAAGGAG TTTGAGCGCGTTCGAGTGATCTATAAGTACGCTTTGGACCGAATTCCTAAACATCAGGCGCAGGAGCTCTTCAAGAACTACACGATGTTTGAGAAGAAGTTTGGAGACCGGAGAGGAATTGAGGACGTCATCGTCAGCAAACGAAGGTTCCAGTACGAAGAGGAAGTAAAG GCAAACCCACACAATTACGATGCCTGGTTTGATTACCTTCGCCTGGTGGAGAGCGACGCTGACCCCGACACTGTGAGAGAAGTTTACGAGAGAGCCATCGCCAACATCCCCCCCATCCAGGAGAAGAGACACTGGAGGCGGTACATTTACCTGTGGATCAACTACGCTTTGTACGAAGAGCTGGAGGTCAAG gaTCCAGAGAGAACGAGGCAGGTTTACCAGGCCTGCCTAGATCTAACCCCACACAAGAAG ttcacATTTGCGAAGATTTGGCTGCTCTACGCTCAGTTTGAGATCCGCCAGAAGAACCTGCAGGGAGCCAGGAAAGTCATG GGCACAGCGATCGGTAAATGCCCGAAGAACAAACTGCTGAAGGGCTACATCGAGCTGGAGCTTCAGCTACGAGAATTTGACCGCTGCAGGAAGCTGTACGAGAAATATCTCGAATTTAGTCCCGAAAACTGCACCACCTGGATTAAGTTTGCAGAACTGGAGACGATCCTGGGAGACGTCGACAGAGCTCGCGCCATCTTTGAACTCGCCATCGGACAGCCACGTCTGGACATGCCAGAG GTCCTGTGGAAGTCCTACATTGACTTTGAGATCGAACAAGAAGAGTTTGGAAACACCAGAAACCTTTACAAAAGGCTGCTGCAGCGCACTCAACACGTCAAG GTTTGGATCAGCTACGCCAAGTTTGAGCTGTCGATCGACGGCCCCGACCGGCTGCAGAAGTGCCGACAGATCTACGAAGAGGCCAACAAAAGCATGAGGAACTgcgaggagaaggaggagcgGCTGATGCTGCTCGAGTCCTGGAGGGACTTTGAGAAGGAGTTTGGCTCCGATTCCACCAGAGAACGAGTCAGGAAGCTGCTGCCGGagaaggtgaagaagaggaggaagctgACAGCTGAGGACGGG TCGGATGCAGGCTGGGAGGAGTACTATGACTACATCTTTCCAGAAGATGCCGCTAACCAGCCCAACCTCAAACTGCTTGCAATGGCCAAGATGTGGAAGAGGCAGCAGATGACCGAGGAGAGCGAGACTCtcccagaaaaagatgcaacgGCTGAAGAGACATCGCCGTCCTCTGAAGAACCTGCAGCTGCTCCTGAGAGCCAGCCAGAGAACGAGTCCAGCAGaaacactgtgactgagacagAACAGGAAGGAACATACGACGACCGAGATGAcgatggcagcagcagcagcagtagtagcagcagcagcagtgagagtgatgatgatgatgatgatgatggagagaagaagaaggagagtaGGAGCAGTGAGGAAGACAAAGATTAG